CAAAATAAGTCTGCAGGTCCTGCCCAAGAATTTTACCACCCTGATTATCAAGGTAAAGTCGGCTTGATCATGCCTTATTCTAAGGATTTTTGTAGTAGCTGTAACCGCTTACGCATAAGCTCAAGTGGCAAGTTACATTTATGCCTATTTGGTGAAGAAGGTTTGTCATTACGTGAACAATTACAAAGTGATGATATTGAGCCTTTACAAGCAAAAATATTAGCATTACTGGGCGATAAAAAAGCTACTCACTACTTGCATGAAAAACTGACAGGTGCCACTAAACACCTTGCTATGCTTGGAGGGTAAATATGACTCATCAAGTTATTGATTGTTTAGGTGTGGTTCTCGCTGGCGGTTTATCTTCTCGTATGGGACAAGATAAAGCGCAACTAAAGCGCCTGCAAAAGACAACGGATCCATCAGCAAAATCAGCGCATAGCATGTTAGATTTTTCTAAGCAGCTTTTAGCTGATGCTGGTATCAAAAATATTGTTATCAGCGGTGATAATCATCAAATTCCTGATCGTGTGCCACATGCAGGACCTGTTGGCGGGATTTATAGTGTACTTTCGCATTACCTTGCAAATAGCCCTGAACACTTACAACCAAAAGCCTTATTAATCTTACCCGTTGATTTACCTTTAATGACTGCCAGCGCTTTAACCGAATTACGACTAAAAGGTGAGCTTAGCCACAAAGCAACGTTTTTCAGTGATAGGCAAAAAAACAGGCACCATATCCCTTTATACTTACCCAATAATGCATTCTTGAATATGTTTTTAATGCAAGCATTTCACCGAGAGGAATTGCTAGCAAACAGCAAAGGTAATAATAAGAAAAATGGCCCTTCAGTGAGAGCCATGTTAGAGCAAGTGCCTCATCAAGCCATTGCTAGCCTAAATAATCAGGTGCTATTTAACACCAATACGCCAGAGCAATGGCAACAAGCACAACAAAAATTTTAAGCCACACGTATCTTATGAAGTTGCATGCACATCAATCCAATAAAACAGTGGTAACAAACACGTAAGAACAGTAATTTTAATCTAAAGATTTAGTAAAGGATAAACCTATGTCAGCACATGGCGGCAAAACTTTCGTTCCATTAAATATCGCCGTTTTAACGGTATCTGATACACGCAGTGAAGAAAACGATACTTCTGGTCAAGCACTTGTTGAGCGCTTGACACAAGCAGGCCATAACCTAGCCGATAAAGCGATTGTGATTGATGATGTGTATCAACTGCGCGCACAAGTATCAAAATGGATAGCGGATGACTCTATTCACGCCATTATTTCTACCGGTGGTACTGGCTTTACTGCCCGTGATAATACCCCTGAAGCACTAACACCATTATTTGATAAAGCAGTAGAAGGTTTTGGCGAAGTATTTCGTCATGTCTCATTATTAGAAATAGGCACTTCAACTATACAATCACGCGCTTTTGGCGGTATTGCAAATAAAACGGTAGTGCTTTGTGTACCTGGTTCAACCAATGCATGTAAAACAGCTTGGGATAAAGTCATTAAAGAACAGCTTGATGCGAGCCATCGTCCTTGTAACTTTGTACCACACTTGAACTTAAGTGCCGAGCAATGTGAGACACGTAACTAATGACAACGAATACTGCTAGCAACGAAGCACAAACATCTGAAAAAGCGCCAGAGTTAAGCCACCTTAACCAACAAGGTGAAGCAAACA
The DNA window shown above is from Colwellia psychrerythraea 34H and carries:
- the moaB gene encoding molybdenum cofactor biosynthesis protein B, whose translation is MSAHGGKTFVPLNIAVLTVSDTRSEENDTSGQALVERLTQAGHNLADKAIVIDDVYQLRAQVSKWIADDSIHAIISTGGTGFTARDNTPEALTPLFDKAVEGFGEVFRHVSLLEIGTSTIQSRAFGGIANKTVVLCVPGSTNACKTAWDKVIKEQLDASHRPCNFVPHLNLSAEQCETRN
- the mobA gene encoding molybdenum cofactor guanylyltransferase: MTHQVIDCLGVVLAGGLSSRMGQDKAQLKRLQKTTDPSAKSAHSMLDFSKQLLADAGIKNIVISGDNHQIPDRVPHAGPVGGIYSVLSHYLANSPEHLQPKALLILPVDLPLMTASALTELRLKGELSHKATFFSDRQKNRHHIPLYLPNNAFLNMFLMQAFHREELLANSKGNNKKNGPSVRAMLEQVPHQAIASLNNQVLFNTNTPEQWQQAQQKF